One Argentina anserina chromosome 6, drPotAnse1.1, whole genome shotgun sequence genomic window, ATGTACCTCACATTTTAGTCATTCGTGTTTataaatttgttttatttctCAAAATGCCGTTTGAAATTTTTTACTGCTTTATTTTGTTTGCATTAATAGCATTGTACTTGAAGAGGAGTTAGCTCTTATTCAATTAAATTTGGCAGCTAActtaaacaacaataaaagaaaGGATTTGTCTATACTGACGGACACATGTTATGCTTTTCACTAACTCTACTACTCACAATGCAATTGAGGACGGCATGATTTatgaatgcatatatattatataacatGCATCAGTGTACTACTATAGAATTTTCAATGTAAGAGTAAACTTTTATGTGTGTTCCTTTTATATATCTTGTAGGGCACGGAAAACCCTATTGCTAGACAACCGATTTTAGTTTCAAGAAGAATATAATTGACAGTTAAATCAAAGGCATTCGTATGTTTTGTGTGGTTTTCATAAATGAACATTTTTGCGTTAGAATTTTCCGATCTTCATATGATGcgtattttttatatatatttcatatgaTCAAGAAAGCGTGCAGAAAATCGTAAATTTAGAGTCGATGGAGAATAAACATACGTTgaacaaacaaaatataatCCAAAGAATTAAGATGAATTAGGGGTTGAAGAAAAACCATTATACTCGATCGTAATCAAGTGCATGACCGCACGCcaatatatacttatatagtATATACTAGCTTGAGAGGACTTGGAATTATTCTTTGTTTTTCGAAAGTTCTTGAGAAGATGTCAGTTCTACACACTAAACCCTGCGCCACTCTACGTATACTTTCGTCATTCATGCATATATTGCCCCATACAGTTCCTGGGAAATTTTCTGGCTAGCTAAAAGCTGGTGCTTTCGATCGGAACAACCCAGCTAGGGTGAGTTCCTATTGCAAAAAAGAATTCGAAGTTGGTGCTTCCATAGAGAAGTTTACAATTACCTTATACaacattaattatatatatccttGAGCTGGTCCGCCATGTCTCTAGAATTTTGTTTAGGTGTCCTAGCTAGCTCTCGTATAATTATCCTTTTGCCACTCTCGATCCGATAGAGCTAGAGGTAGACAAAAACGCATGATCGAGTTCATTTAACATAAGGCGGATCATAGATAGTTCATGACATGAAGATTCAAGGATCGATCGAGTGAGAGTTTTGAGAACTGCTCATCCGACAcacatttattatttattgcGAAACAAGCCACTACTGATTCcatattaattaatactgCGGACGCCTGCAATGTTCACCACTACATGCATACGTACAAGGGGCCATCATCATCTAGTTCTCAGTTTCAGTCTCAACAGTGTGAGGTCCATGCCCTCCGTGTCCACCGTGTCCTCCATGTCCTCCATGGCCGCCGTGTCCATAGCCGCCGTGTCCATAGCCGCCGTGTCCATGACCATGTCCGTGGAAACTATCAGTGTTGGCGCTTTCTACACTCGAAACAATCTATGCGTTAGAGTAAAAGCGATAAAGAAACATAGTACAGTCAAATTATAGAACGCAGTTCAAGAGAAAATGAGAAACTCACCAGTAGTAGTGGTAGTCTCAGCTAGATTACGGTGAGCCGAGACCTCAGCAGAGATGAGGAGAACAGCAAAAGCAAGGGCGACAAGAAGAAAAGTCTTTGAGAATGCCATCTCGATTTTTCTTGATTGCTTAAGAGTATGTAGGAAGGTATGCAAGAGGTGATTGATTTCTGAGTGAAGTTCATGTTAGCACAGCCCTCCCTATTTATGGACTTCTTGGCCTGGAAGCACTGATACATCGAGTACGTACGTGGATGCAAAGTTCAAAATATCGATATCGGTAGATATATCGAATATATAagagatatatcggggatattggaaaaaatatATCGTTCATGttccgaaattatttatttatttattattaaattacatataaacatatacaattATTAACTTTATCTAGTATCAGAAAAATGTTATAAGTGCTTGAAAAGACGCCGTTGGTCAACAATACTACAATACTTTGCCCAAGATATATGAGCCATATAGTACGAATTGTAATAGTTAAAATGATAGACATATATCTCTTTCGAGCTGCCGATAGTTTCTCTAAGAATGAGATGAAAAAGataaatccaacttgataattgatcatatactTCTTCAAACTGATCATAATCGTAAATATGATAACCAAATTGATAGTTTGACTTCATATGATTCGTTTGACGTCACACTATGCTCTTTTCTTTATCTGATGGAatactttgatcatcaatgactCCTCTTATCCTCCTCCCGCACCTATTTTATTGCTGCGCACCAGGACCACCTGTTCTAGATCCATGATCCTCATCTTGGGTAGCATAATCAAAtttactttcacaagtaaactgctcaaatcTTCTACATACATAAGATTGTCCATATTCAAActttgtatctccaccacattatcaacttccaccactaccatcagaattaccaccaccaccatctgaACTATCTAGAATTGCTACGCCGCCTCACACACTAGCATTAACAGAATCATTTTCCGGGTCTCCAACTTCATCAAATAAGACCTTATTtacatcaattccaaaatcatttaCATTTTTTATGACGTGTGGAGGAAGTTGacattttcatcatcgaggTCAAGGAGAGTACTTGTCACTGATATAGCTTGactcttaagagttaagacttgaactttcactcctcatccatattttattttacaaaaaattaaaaattagctgaTTGAGGGACTATAAAAATGTCGTGATGTTCGTTTGGGGATAGGGATCTCAATAGCCGCCTTTTACTGAAAGGCTAAGTTCTACAAAATTCCTTGCTTAGCTTGATTCCTCCACTCTTCTaatcttcttttttatatctCTCGAGGCTcaaggtgattaattaatcaaaaacttaTATCCGAGAATTCGAGACATCCTCAAGTTGAGATAAAAaattgtaaataaaatttttcgGATATTTCTCTAAAAGATCGAAAATATATCagatatatcgtaaatatcagaaaaatatcagaga contains:
- the LOC126799337 gene encoding cold and drought-regulated protein CORA-like, with amino-acid sequence MAFSKTFLLVALAFAVLLISAEVSAHRNLAETTTTTESANTDSFHGHGHGHGGYGHGGYGHGGHGGHGGHGGHGGHGPHTVETETEN